One region of Rhodocaloribacter litoris genomic DNA includes:
- a CDS encoding zinc ribbon domain-containing protein: MSQETSIGEQLKALIRLQHIDSRIDQIKKLRGDLPEEIRDLEDEKAGLETRIENYKREQQNIETARRQAELDIKESETLIGRYEEQQLQVRNNREYDALTKEIEAQKQRILNAKAKIEEIDGSAEARAAAMAEAQERLQALDEILVAKRKELQEVLEDTKHEQADLETARQQAEEAVDKRYLRAYKRLRGRVRDGRAVVPLIRGAAAGFAVPPQRQVEIRQRNRIIVCEHTGRIIVDQELFEETIEEMQLGETRVE, translated from the coding sequence ATGTCTCAGGAGACCAGCATTGGCGAACAGCTCAAAGCCCTGATCCGGCTGCAGCACATCGACAGCCGGATCGACCAGATCAAAAAGCTGCGCGGTGACCTTCCGGAGGAGATCCGGGACCTCGAAGACGAGAAGGCGGGGCTGGAGACCCGGATCGAGAACTACAAGCGCGAGCAGCAGAACATCGAGACGGCCCGGCGCCAGGCGGAGCTCGACATCAAGGAGAGCGAAACCCTGATCGGGCGCTACGAAGAGCAGCAACTCCAGGTGCGCAACAACCGTGAGTACGACGCACTGACGAAGGAAATCGAAGCACAGAAACAGCGGATCCTGAACGCGAAGGCCAAGATCGAGGAGATCGACGGCTCGGCCGAGGCCCGCGCCGCGGCCATGGCCGAGGCCCAGGAACGGCTTCAGGCCCTCGACGAGATCCTGGTCGCCAAGCGGAAGGAACTGCAGGAAGTGCTGGAAGACACCAAGCACGAGCAGGCCGACCTGGAGACCGCCCGCCAGCAGGCTGAAGAAGCCGTCGACAAGCGGTACCTCCGGGCCTACAAGCGCCTGCGCGGCCGCGTCCGCGACGGGCGCGCCGTGGTCCCCCTCATCCGGGGTGCCGCCGCCGGCTTTGCCGTCCCGCCCCAGCGCCAGGTCGAGATCCGGCAGCGCAACCGGATCATCGTCTGCGAGCACACCGGCCGCATCATCGTCGACCAGGAGCTTTTCGAGGAAACCATCGAAGAGATGCAACTCGGCGAGACGCGCGTCGAGTGA